A genome region from Sphingobacteriaceae bacterium GW460-11-11-14-LB5 includes the following:
- a CDS encoding tail-specific protease has product MDFKSFKEMLKRIFFVIFTAAVLACHAAPKTQPMVEGVTNVKPDEQQQLVIKEVVNLIESYNYKKIQINDSISSIILDKYIKSLDQGKNYFLASDIKEFEKYRYTLDDDFKNGDLSGPFFIYNVYAKRLNEYFTYSLAQIKTKYDFNQTDSYVYDREKQPWATSSAALNDTWKKRIKYELINLNLAGTAEAKNVETLTKRYQNLQSQTSKTNNQDVFQILMDAFTESIDPHTNYFNPTNAAAFNEDMSRSFEGIGARLQLENEVVKISEIIAGGPAFKGKQLSAGDRIIAVAQGDGEFVDVVGWRLDNTVSKIKGPKGTKVRLKVIPVGKEMSSKPVIIDLVRDKIVLEETSAKKKVKTINSNGKDYKIGIITLPAFYADFKAANAGDKNYKSTTRDVRKLIDSLKTYDKVNAIVMDLRGNGGGSLVEAISLTGLFIDKGPVVQVKDLRGKIEVDEDENSGVAWDGPFGVMVDRLSASASEIFAGAIQDYGRGIIMGSQTYGKGTVQSSIDLNKLVNPSMLQRVAGLISKDKTVGTSPSGANPADINLGQINLTMAKFYRVAGSSTQHKGVTPDVVFPSVYPMDKIGEDTESSALPWDVIPSSSFKPVANLTPVKAQLIKNSEQRIANSLDFKYLKQDIADLKKRDTEVSVTLNEAKLKAERDAQEAKTLARQNELRALRGLPAIKKGDKITKQDAFDFIEDESLKVMGDFMQQSGNYVMNLGVMPKNN; this is encoded by the coding sequence ATGGATTTTAAATCATTTAAAGAGATGTTAAAGAGAATATTTTTTGTAATTTTTACTGCGGCAGTACTTGCTTGTCATGCTGCACCTAAAACTCAGCCAATGGTTGAGGGTGTTACCAATGTGAAACCAGACGAGCAGCAACAACTTGTGATAAAAGAGGTTGTCAATTTGATCGAGAGTTATAATTATAAAAAAATTCAGATCAACGATTCTATATCTTCGATTATTTTAGATAAGTATATCAAGTCGCTGGATCAGGGCAAAAATTACTTTTTGGCTTCAGATATCAAGGAATTTGAAAAATACAGATATACTTTAGATGATGATTTCAAAAATGGCGATCTAAGTGGCCCGTTTTTCATCTATAACGTTTATGCCAAAAGGTTAAACGAATATTTCACCTATTCTTTAGCGCAGATTAAAACCAAATACGATTTTAATCAAACCGACAGCTATGTTTACGACAGGGAGAAACAGCCTTGGGCAACTTCTTCAGCGGCCTTAAACGATACCTGGAAAAAACGTATTAAATATGAACTGATTAATTTAAATCTGGCTGGCACTGCCGAAGCCAAGAACGTAGAAACCTTAACTAAGCGTTACCAGAACCTACAATCGCAGACTTCAAAAACCAATAATCAGGATGTTTTCCAGATTTTGATGGATGCCTTTACTGAATCTATTGATCCACATACCAATTATTTTAACCCAACCAATGCAGCAGCATTTAACGAAGATATGTCTCGTTCTTTCGAAGGCATTGGTGCCCGTTTACAATTAGAAAACGAAGTCGTTAAAATTTCTGAAATTATTGCTGGCGGACCTGCATTTAAAGGCAAACAACTAAGTGCTGGCGACCGCATTATTGCCGTAGCCCAGGGTGATGGAGAATTTGTAGATGTGGTAGGCTGGAGATTGGATAACACCGTATCTAAAATTAAAGGTCCGAAAGGAACCAAGGTGCGTTTAAAAGTAATCCCAGTTGGAAAAGAAATGTCGTCTAAACCGGTAATTATCGATCTAGTTCGCGATAAAATTGTTTTAGAAGAAACATCGGCCAAGAAAAAAGTTAAAACCATTAATAGCAATGGTAAAGATTATAAAATCGGCATTATCACCCTTCCAGCCTTTTATGCTGATTTTAAAGCGGCTAATGCAGGTGATAAAAACTACAAAAGCACCACCCGTGATGTTAGAAAATTAATCGACTCCTTAAAAACTTACGATAAGGTAAATGCCATTGTAATGGATTTACGCGGAAACGGTGGAGGTTCACTAGTTGAAGCCATTTCATTAACGGGTTTATTTATCGATAAAGGACCTGTTGTTCAGGTAAAAGATTTACGCGGTAAAATTGAAGTAGATGAAGATGAAAACAGCGGTGTAGCCTGGGATGGCCCTTTTGGCGTGATGGTAGACCGTTTAAGCGCGTCAGCATCTGAAATCTTTGCCGGAGCAATACAAGATTATGGACGTGGTATTATTATGGGTAGCCAAACCTATGGTAAAGGTACCGTTCAGTCTTCTATCGATTTAAACAAACTGGTAAACCCAAGTATGTTGCAAAGGGTGGCCGGATTAATTTCTAAAGATAAAACAGTTGGTACATCCCCAAGCGGAGCAAATCCGGCTGATATTAATTTAGGACAGATTAACCTAACCATGGCTAAATTTTACCGTGTAGCAGGAAGCAGCACGCAGCATAAAGGTGTAACACCTGATGTTGTTTTCCCTTCAGTTTATCCGATGGATAAAATTGGTGAAGATACTGAATCATCAGCATTACCATGGGACGTTATTCCAAGCTCAAGCTTTAAACCGGTTGCAAATCTGACTCCTGTTAAAGCACAGTTAATCAAAAATAGCGAACAGCGTATTGCAAATTCATTGGATTTTAAATACCTGAAACAAGATATTGCGGATCTTAAAAAACGCGATACTGAAGTTTCTGTAACTTTAAATGAAGCAAAACTTAAAGCCGAGCGCGATGCGCAGGAAGCTAAAACACTTGCCAGACAGAATGAATTAAGAGCGCTGAGAGGCTTGCCTGCCATTAAAAAAGGAGATAAGATTACCAAGCAAGATGCTTTCGATTTTATTGAAGATGAATCGTTAAAAGTAATGGGCGATTTTATGCAGCAATCTGGCAACTATGTGATGAACTTAGGCGTGATGCCAAAGAATAACTAA
- a CDS encoding protease, whose amino-acid sequence MQYTIYIIAVVGFIILLSSFVTVKQGTIAVVTVFGKYRRQLRPGLNFKIPLIEQIYSRISIQNRSVELSFQAVTQDQANVYFKAMLLYSVVNQDEETIKNVAFKFVDATNLMQALIRTIEGSIRAYVATQKQANVLAQRNEIVLHVKEQIDQVLDGWGYHLQDLQLNDITFDEEIMRSMSRVVASNNLKAAAENEGQALLITKTKAAEADGNAIKIAATAEREAAQLRGQGIALFRAEVAHGMSKAAQEMEQANLDISVILFTMWTESIKHFAENGDGNVIFLDGSSEGMNRTMKEMMAMQLNKQTEPTAKKG is encoded by the coding sequence ATGCAATACACCATTTACATTATAGCTGTGGTAGGATTTATCATCCTGCTGAGCTCCTTTGTTACTGTTAAACAGGGAACCATTGCGGTGGTAACCGTTTTCGGTAAATACCGCCGCCAGTTAAGACCAGGCTTAAACTTTAAAATTCCATTAATAGAGCAGATTTATTCTCGTATTTCCATTCAAAACCGCTCGGTTGAGCTATCCTTTCAAGCGGTAACGCAAGATCAGGCCAATGTATATTTTAAGGCCATGCTATTGTATTCTGTGGTGAACCAGGATGAGGAAACAATTAAAAATGTAGCTTTTAAGTTTGTAGATGCAACCAACTTAATGCAGGCATTAATCAGAACCATCGAAGGTTCGATTAGGGCATATGTGGCCACACAAAAGCAGGCAAATGTTTTGGCACAACGTAATGAAATTGTGCTTCATGTGAAGGAACAGATTGATCAGGTTTTAGACGGATGGGGTTACCATCTTCAGGATCTTCAATTGAATGATATTACTTTTGATGAAGAAATTATGCGTTCGATGAGTCGCGTGGTAGCTTCAAACAACTTAAAAGCAGCGGCTGAGAATGAAGGTCAGGCCTTATTGATTACCAAAACCAAAGCTGCCGAAGCGGATGGTAATGCTATCAAAATTGCGGCTACTGCCGAGCGTGAGGCTGCACAGTTGCGCGGGCAGGGTATTGCTTTATTCCGTGCCGAGGTTGCGCATGGGATGAGTAAAGCCGCTCAGGAAATGGAACAAGCCAATCTGGATATTTCGGTAATCTTATTTACCATGTGGACGGAATCGATTAAACACTTTGCAGAGAATGGTGATGGAAACGTGATTTTCCTTGATGGAAGCAGTGAAGGCATGAACAGGACCATGAAAGAAATGATGGCCATGCAGTTAAACAAACAGACTGAGCCAACGGCGAAGAAGGGGTAA
- a CDS encoding peptidase M13 codes for MKIKLFLPAAGVLLFAACQNKSHQDADVANARTEFFDKAGMDTTVKPGDNFFLYANGKWMKNTEIPKTETGWGSFYTLYNDNLKNLNNILENASKANAAKGSTEQKVGDFYTSGMDTLTIEKLGIEPIKPLLSKIEGIKNDQDLINFVADGYKNGEGDLLGFGVEPDDKLSTKNALSFSQAGLTLPDRSYYLEQDEKAKKIRVEYIKYITKIFSLAGDSLNAAKYADNILKLETAIAQSHSTPVQLRDPQKNYNKMTVADFQKQTPNIEWKSVLSKLGASTDTVIVRQPKYYQTLSALVKSQPIEIWKEKLKFDALNRSANAFTKKFRDAKFDFFSKTLYGQQAPTERWKAIVNATDRNLGELLGQLYAEKYFKPEAKERMLTLVNNLQKVYAERIQKVDWMTPETKKKALEKLNAFIKKIGYPDKWKKYDDVEVSKNTYYANLQSASKHAYKEMMDKLGKNVDKTEWGMTPPTVNAYYNPSFNEIVFPAGILQFPFFEFAADDAINYGAIGAVIGHEMTHGFDDQGRQYDAVGNLKEWWTKADADKFKAKAGKVETFYNNFSLLDNQHVNGSLTLGENLADIGGLNIAYDAFKLTEQGKGDKKIDGFTPDQRFFLSFAQVWRIKTRDESMRVRLKTDPHSPEMFRVNGPVYNMEAFYKAFNIPATAKMYITPANRLGVW; via the coding sequence ATGAAAATTAAATTATTTCTTCCGGCTGCCGGCGTATTGCTTTTTGCTGCCTGCCAGAATAAAAGCCATCAGGATGCCGATGTGGCGAATGCGCGCACCGAATTTTTCGATAAAGCCGGCATGGACACTACTGTAAAACCAGGTGATAACTTTTTCCTGTATGCCAACGGGAAATGGATGAAAAACACCGAAATTCCAAAAACCGAAACAGGTTGGGGTTCTTTTTACACCCTATATAACGATAACCTGAAGAACCTGAACAACATTCTGGAAAACGCTTCAAAAGCCAATGCAGCCAAAGGAAGTACTGAACAGAAAGTTGGCGATTTCTACACCAGTGGAATGGACACGCTTACCATCGAAAAGTTAGGCATCGAACCTATAAAACCGCTCTTAAGTAAAATAGAAGGGATTAAAAATGATCAGGATTTAATCAACTTTGTTGCCGATGGTTATAAAAATGGCGAAGGGGATTTATTGGGCTTTGGTGTAGAACCTGATGACAAATTAAGCACCAAAAATGCTTTATCATTTTCGCAGGCTGGCCTTACCCTGCCAGACCGCAGTTATTATTTAGAACAAGACGAGAAGGCGAAGAAAATCAGGGTAGAGTACATCAAATACATCACCAAAATTTTTAGCCTCGCTGGCGATTCTTTAAATGCAGCAAAATATGCTGATAACATTTTAAAACTCGAAACAGCAATTGCCCAGTCGCATTCAACTCCTGTTCAGCTGCGCGATCCGCAGAAAAACTATAACAAAATGACCGTGGCTGATTTTCAAAAACAGACTCCAAATATTGAATGGAAATCCGTTTTAAGTAAACTGGGCGCAAGTACTGATACTGTTATTGTTAGACAGCCAAAATATTATCAAACCTTATCAGCCCTGGTAAAAAGCCAGCCTATCGAAATCTGGAAGGAAAAATTAAAGTTTGATGCTTTAAACAGATCGGCCAATGCTTTTACCAAAAAATTCAGAGATGCTAAATTCGATTTTTTCTCTAAAACGCTATATGGTCAACAGGCGCCAACAGAAAGATGGAAAGCCATTGTAAATGCTACTGATCGCAATTTAGGTGAGCTTTTAGGTCAATTATATGCCGAAAAGTATTTTAAGCCAGAGGCCAAGGAGCGTATGTTAACTTTGGTAAACAATTTACAGAAAGTATACGCAGAAAGAATCCAGAAGGTAGATTGGATGACCCCGGAAACCAAAAAGAAAGCTTTAGAAAAATTAAACGCATTTATCAAAAAGATCGGCTATCCTGATAAATGGAAAAAGTACGATGATGTTGAGGTTTCGAAAAACACGTATTATGCAAACCTTCAGTCGGCCAGTAAACATGCCTACAAGGAAATGATGGATAAGCTGGGCAAAAATGTAGATAAAACCGAGTGGGGAATGACTCCACCAACAGTTAATGCCTATTACAATCCGTCTTTCAACGAAATTGTTTTTCCGGCAGGAATTTTACAGTTCCCGTTCTTTGAATTTGCCGCTGATGATGCCATTAACTATGGTGCAATAGGTGCTGTAATTGGTCACGAAATGACACATGGTTTTGATGATCAGGGTCGCCAGTATGATGCCGTTGGCAACCTAAAAGAATGGTGGACAAAAGCTGATGCCGATAAATTTAAAGCCAAAGCAGGTAAAGTAGAAACATTTTACAACAACTTCTCGCTGTTGGATAATCAGCATGTAAATGGTTCGTTAACCTTAGGGGAAAACCTTGCCGATATTGGCGGATTAAACATCGCCTACGATGCCTTTAAATTAACAGAACAAGGGAAAGGCGATAAAAAGATTGATGGTTTTACCCCCGATCAACGTTTCTTTTTAAGCTTTGCCCAGGTATGGAGAATTAAAACCCGCGACGAAAGCATGCGCGTGAGATTAAAAACAGATCCACATAGTCCGGAGATGTTCAGGGTAAACGGACCTGTGTATAATATGGAAGCATTTTACAAAGCTTTCAACATTCCTGCAACCGCAAAAATGTACATAACTCCGGCAAACCGTTTAGGTGTTTGGTAA